DNA from Brassica napus cultivar Da-Ae chromosome C4, Da-Ae, whole genome shotgun sequence:
aaaatgaatcaatcgcgggccgccacgtatcAGTGGAATCCGCGAACAGTGTAAAAAACCCTTAAGGACCGACTACTATTTGGTAGTTTTGGTAaccggtttcttaaaaaaaactgTGTCTTACGCGGGATCCACACGATAAGAAACCATCTAGTTACCTTGATAAATGTGCTCTTAATtaccagcaaaaaaaaaacttgaaaaaatgaaaaaaaaaaaaacctaaaagaaGATTTTATTTATTCGAAAGTAATTGAACAAAGTAAAAGCAaagcatctctctctctatctgtaTTTCTAATAGGCGTCATCACCCACCGATCTCTCTAGACGGTCGCCTCCTcctaccaaaaaataaaaagtccCTCTCTTTCTTCAGCGATCAGCCAATCATGGATGAAGAGTACGAAGTTATCGTTCTCGGTACTGGTCTCAAGGAGTGCATCCTCAGTGGCCTCCTCTCCGTCGATGGCATCAAGGTGATCCGATCTCAGAGACGACTATTAGCAGCTCCAAGTTCCCGATCTGCCTATAGATTAGCTTGATCTTTGTCTTTCACTTAGCTAAAAATGTGATCTTTTGTTCAAATTAGGTACTTCACATGGACAGGAATGACTACTACGGTGGAGAGTCAACTTCACTTAATCTCAATCAGGTCCAATACGCTCTCTCATGTTTATGTTAaaaactctctctttttttgttgatgATGTTGCTTTTTGTTTTTGCAGCTGTGGAAGAAGTTTAGGGGAGAAGACAAAGCTCCTGCTCATCTAGGTTCTAGCAGAGACTACAATGTTGACATGATGCCCAAGGTTTTTGATATTAAGTCTAGCTTCATTTGTACTAATATACGAGTTACTACTACTAAAAGTGTTATGTGTTGGACTAGTTTATGATGGCGAATGGGAAGCTTGTTCGTGTCCTTATCCACACAGATGTGACCAAGTACTTGTCTTTTAAAGCTGTGGATGGGAGTTACGTCTTCGTCAAAGGCAAGGTACAAGCCTTTTCACAGAGCTGATTgacgcttttttttttttgttttttgcacTTTGAAGCCATTTTAACTGTTTTGATAATACCTTACAGGTTCAGAAGGTGCCAGCAACTCCAGTGGAGGCCCTCAAATCTTCTCTTATGGGTATTTTTGAGAAACGTCGTGCTGGAAAGTTCTTCAGCTACGTTCAGGAATACGATGAGAAGGATCCGAAAACACATGATGGAGTTGATTTGAAGAGAGTTACAACAAAGGAGTTGATTGCGTAAGGCTGATGTTCTATTGTCAGTATCTGATTTAGGCAATCTGGTGCTAATATTTGATAATACTTTGACAGGAAATTTGGTCTGGATGAAAACACTATTGACTTTATTGGTCATGCGGTGGCGCTTCACAGTAATGATAGCCATCTCCATCAACCTGCTTATGATACTGTGATGAGAATGAAGGTAGTAAACTGCTCTCATTGGACTTTAAATAGTTTTGATCCCCTTGTTATAAAAGTCTTGTTTTGACAGTGttgcttgaatttttttttttcagctctACGCAGAGTCCCTTGCTCGTTTCCAAGGAGGTTCACCGTATATCTATCCTCTCTATGGGTTGGGAGAATTGCCTCAGGTTATTCTCTTAATACATGCTTCGTTTGGTTGGTTCAACTCTTTTGATGTTTTTGGATTATAGTTTCTGGATTCTACTTGTTTCAGGCGTTTGCACGACTTAGTGCTGTCTATGGTGGGACTTACATGTTGAATAAACCTGAGTGCAAGGTATATCCTTTGGCTTCCTTCAGCTCTTTGTTTTGCTGATTCTGCTGCTTACAGAAGGAAAACTTGTGACGCCATTAACTGTTGCTTTTATAACAGGTGGAGTTCGATGAGGAAGGTAAGGTTGTGGGTGTTACATCTGAGGGAGAGACTGCCAAATGCAAGAAAGTTGTCTGCGATCCTTCTTACCTGCCCAACAAGGTAATGACTGATAATCACATATATGTTCAAGTTTACACTGACATTTAGCGTGTTAATACGCTATacttcattttgtttattttttcaatgCATATTTAGTTTGTTGATCCTGTTA
Protein-coding regions in this window:
- the LOC106396325 gene encoding guanosine nucleotide diphosphate dissociation inhibitor 1-like; this translates as MDEEYEVIVLGTGLKECILSGLLSVDGIKVLHMDRNDYYGGESTSLNLNQLWKKFRGEDKAPAHLGSSRDYNVDMMPKFMMANGKLVRVLIHTDVTKYLSFKAVDGSYVFVKGKVQKVPATPVEALKSSLMGIFEKRRAGKFFSYVQEYDEKDPKTHDGVDLKRVTTKELIAKFGLDENTIDFIGHAVALHSNDSHLHQPAYDTVMRMKLYAESLARFQGGSPYIYPLYGLGELPQAFARLSAVYGGTYMLNKPECKVEFDEEGKVVGVTSEGETAKCKKVVCDPSYLPNKVRKIGRVARAIAIMSHPIPNTNDSHSVQVILPQKQLGRKSDMYVFCCSYSHNVAPKGKFIAFVSTDAETDNPQTELKPGIDLLGQVDELFFDIYDRYEPVNEPTLDNCFISTSYDATTHFDTTVVDVLNMYKLITGKELDLSVDLNAASAAEE